A single region of the Selenomonas sp. oral taxon 920 genome encodes:
- the cas2 gene encoding CRISPR-associated endonuclease Cas2, with product MYVLITYDISTVDADGRRRLRQVARKCRAYGQRVQNSVFECKVDPTQCKQLELALLDIIDLQEDSLRFYYLGKDKGPKVTHYGVKESYDLEAAIII from the coding sequence ATGTATGTTTTGATCACCTATGATATCAGTACAGTTGACGCTGATGGGCGCAGGAGGTTGCGCCAGGTCGCACGAAAATGCAGAGCCTATGGTCAGCGCGTGCAGAACTCTGTCTTTGAGTGTAAGGTGGATCCAACCCAATGCAAGCAATTGGAACTTGCGCTGCTGGATATCATTGACTTGCAGGAAGACAGCCTGCGATTTTACTACCTCGGAAAGGACAAAGGACCGAAAGTAACGCATTATGGTGTTAAAGAGTCCTATGACTTGGAGGCGGCCATCATCATCTGA
- a CDS encoding efflux RND transporter periplasmic adaptor subunit yields the protein MFENRKGLGILVAAIFALGTLLSGCGDKQAGGARPTAVKAMNVLRQDTPLTHVYAGQIMGTDEVQIRSRVSGNIVEKYIVGGQFVSAGQPLYRIDARQYESALLQAQAVLAQSEATLNNARTDLARYQQLYASAAVSEQTLSTQQAQVNAYEAAVAANTALVRQAQENLDDTVIYAPMSGQLSVDDVAMGTFVSAGTTTLVSMGSSNPIFAQFSLSENEYLNFVEQAAKTGGIGAVVVELTLSNGSKYPIIGHIVTSDRALAAQTGTLTVKALFDNPDGLLLPGMFARVSLIGDIIPNAVLVPERAVQQLLGKSFVMLVGEDNKAVARTVTLGEKIGSYYVVKDGLDTSDIVVVEGLTTLQEGGDLAVTMVTADEMGFSIEGDSSTFNTRELTPAQ from the coding sequence TTGTTTGAGAACCGAAAAGGTCTTGGCATTTTGGTTGCTGCGATTTTTGCACTCGGAACGCTTCTGTCCGGCTGCGGTGATAAGCAGGCGGGAGGCGCGCGCCCAACGGCGGTCAAAGCGATGAATGTTCTGCGTCAGGATACGCCGCTGACACATGTCTACGCGGGACAGATCATGGGTACGGATGAGGTGCAGATCCGATCCCGTGTCTCTGGCAATATCGTGGAAAAATACATTGTGGGCGGACAGTTCGTCTCGGCTGGGCAGCCGCTCTACCGTATCGATGCCCGCCAATATGAGAGCGCGCTCCTTCAAGCACAGGCAGTCCTTGCGCAGTCCGAGGCAACGCTGAATAATGCACGCACGGATCTCGCACGCTATCAGCAGCTTTATGCGAGTGCCGCAGTCTCCGAGCAGACGCTCTCCACGCAGCAGGCACAGGTAAATGCCTATGAGGCGGCGGTTGCGGCCAATACGGCACTCGTTCGTCAGGCGCAGGAAAACCTCGATGATACGGTCATCTATGCCCCCATGTCTGGACAGCTCTCTGTGGATGATGTGGCAATGGGCACGTTCGTTTCGGCGGGAACGACGACCCTCGTTTCGATGGGATCGTCAAACCCGATCTTTGCCCAGTTCAGCCTCTCGGAGAACGAGTATCTGAACTTTGTCGAGCAGGCGGCAAAGACGGGCGGCATCGGTGCGGTTGTTGTGGAGCTGACGCTCTCGAACGGTTCGAAGTATCCGATCATCGGGCACATCGTGACCTCTGACCGCGCACTTGCGGCGCAGACAGGAACGCTCACGGTCAAGGCGCTCTTTGACAATCCGGATGGGCTGCTCCTGCCGGGGATGTTCGCACGTGTCAGCCTTATCGGCGACATTATTCCGAACGCCGTACTCGTTCCAGAGCGTGCCGTTCAGCAGCTCCTCGGCAAGTCATTTGTCATGCTCGTTGGAGAAGACAACAAGGCGGTTGCACGCACGGTCACGCTCGGTGAAAAGATCGGCAGCTACTACGTCGTCAAGGACGGTCTCGATACCTCCGACATCGTTGTGGTCGAAGGGCTGACCACACTTCAGGAGGGCGGTGATCTCGCCGTGACGATGGTGACGGCGGACGAGATGGGTTTCTCCATCGAGGGGGATTCCTCCACTTTCAACACGCGTGAGCTCACGCCCGCGCAGTAA
- the cas4 gene encoding CRISPR-associated protein Cas4 — protein MGYAEEEYLMLSEIQHYAFCPRQWGLIHLEQHWQENVLTVEGNALHERAHDENIKEKRGNKIIVRGMRVASPRIGISGACDVVEFHADPTGVSIPSYQSSYRIVPIEYKRGSPKEGEEDVLQLTLQALCLEDMLVTDIPFGYLYYGEIRRRVKVTFSDELKARIPVLVQEMRQYILSGHTPRVKHRKGCKNCSLNNICVPKLNRLESAKHYLERRLAEG, from the coding sequence ATGGGTTATGCTGAGGAAGAGTATCTCATGCTCTCGGAGATTCAGCATTATGCCTTCTGCCCTCGTCAATGGGGGCTGATTCATCTCGAGCAGCATTGGCAGGAAAATGTTCTGACCGTCGAGGGGAATGCCCTGCACGAAAGGGCGCACGATGAGAACATCAAGGAAAAGCGCGGCAATAAGATCATTGTGCGTGGAATGCGCGTAGCATCCCCTCGGATTGGAATTTCCGGAGCTTGCGATGTTGTCGAATTCCACGCGGACCCTACGGGAGTAAGTATTCCCTCCTATCAGAGCAGTTATCGCATCGTCCCAATAGAGTATAAGCGAGGAAGCCCCAAGGAGGGGGAGGAGGATGTACTCCAACTGACCCTTCAGGCACTCTGCCTCGAGGATATGCTAGTGACAGATATCCCCTTCGGATATTTGTATTATGGGGAGATTCGCCGTCGGGTTAAGGTCACATTTTCGGACGAACTGAAAGCGCGGATCCCGGTTCTGGTGCAGGAAATGCGGCAGTATATCCTGAGTGGACATACCCCGCGCGTGAAGCACCGAAAAGGCTGCAAGAACTGCTCTCTCAACAATATCTGTGTGCCGAAATTGAATCGGCTCGAGTCTGCCAAACATTATCTTGAGAGGAGGCTGGCAGAGGGATGA
- the cas1c gene encoding type I-C CRISPR-associated endonuclease Cas1c, whose product MKPLLNTLFVNQDEAYLALDGGNVVVVREEKELARFPLHNFEQITTFGYTGASPALMRKCAEENIALTFMSPEGRFQARVIGKMNGNVLLRREQYRRADDETASLALAKNFILGKIYNARWMIERTHRDYAMRIDKEKFQSVSDFLQTSCHEATCASDLEELRGVEGKAAVSYFSVFDDMILKQKGEFFFTERNRRPPLDNMNCLLSFLYALLMNDVGAALEGVGLDSYVGFLHRDRPGRQSLALDLMEELRPMADRTAFSMVNTKKISGKDFRLEEGGAVYLTDDGRKKILEAWHAHKEGVMTHPFLEEKIKWGLVPHVQAMLLARHLRGDLDAYPPFLWK is encoded by the coding sequence ATGAAGCCTCTTTTGAACACACTTTTTGTCAATCAGGATGAGGCGTACTTGGCGTTGGACGGCGGCAATGTTGTGGTCGTTCGGGAGGAAAAGGAACTGGCTCGTTTTCCACTCCATAACTTTGAGCAGATCACAACCTTTGGCTATACGGGGGCAAGCCCTGCGCTCATGCGGAAATGCGCAGAGGAAAATATTGCATTGACGTTCATGAGCCCGGAGGGAAGATTTCAGGCGCGCGTTATCGGCAAGATGAACGGCAATGTCCTCCTGCGCAGGGAGCAGTATCGTCGTGCAGATGATGAGACTGCCAGTCTTGCGCTTGCGAAGAACTTCATCCTTGGCAAGATCTATAATGCGCGCTGGATGATCGAGCGGACGCACAGAGACTATGCCATGCGAATTGATAAGGAGAAATTTCAGAGTGTCAGTGACTTCCTCCAGACATCCTGTCATGAGGCAACGTGTGCATCTGATCTGGAGGAACTCCGCGGCGTCGAGGGGAAGGCTGCTGTTAGCTATTTCTCGGTATTTGATGATATGATACTCAAACAAAAAGGAGAGTTCTTTTTTACTGAGCGTAACCGCAGACCGCCGCTCGACAATATGAACTGTCTCTTATCTTTCCTCTATGCCCTCCTCATGAATGATGTAGGGGCGGCACTTGAAGGGGTGGGATTGGACTCTTATGTCGGTTTTCTGCATCGTGATCGCCCGGGCAGACAGTCACTCGCACTTGACCTCATGGAGGAACTGCGCCCGATGGCGGACCGTACGGCATTTTCCATGGTCAATACCAAGAAGATCAGCGGCAAGGATTTTCGCCTAGAAGAGGGCGGCGCCGTATATCTGACCGATGATGGACGTAAAAAGATTCTGGAGGCATGGCATGCACACAAAGAAGGGGTGATGACACATCCTTTTTTAGAGGAAAAAATCAAATGGGGGCTTGTTCCTCATGTGCAGGCAATGCTGCTTGCACGCCATCTGCGTGGGGATCTTGATGCCTACCCGCCATTTTTGTGGAAGTAG